In Plectropomus leopardus isolate mb chromosome 20, YSFRI_Pleo_2.0, whole genome shotgun sequence, one DNA window encodes the following:
- the LOC121960128 gene encoding G protein-coupled receptor kinase 5-like: MSWRDVRGRKASSWSQKEKRDYYSMCVQQPIGKKLFQLFCRSRPDLQNYMSLLDALDAFETKSDEERRDFGFSIIQRFLWSQSNQCVSVVLKHEQSCIQMLDLHPCMDVFHSCREDLHKFLSGEPFIQYQESMFFDRFLQWKMLERQPITKHTFRQYRLLGKGGFGEVWACQVRATGMMYACKKLEKTHVKKRRGENMALNEKELLEALDSRFVVNLAYAYETKHALCMVLTMMSGGDLRFHIYNIGEPGLEKVRVRFYAAEVCCGLIHLHQRSILYRDLKPENILLDDNGHIRISDLGLAVRLSEGNLVRGRVGTLGYMAPEVIGHEHYGTSVDWWGLGCLIYEMTAGQPPLRARGEHPTPSEMERRIQTEEVEYGDNFSKAVKDLCSLLLHKDPKQRLGCRSSGGREVKLHSFFKKINFRMLEAGLVEPPFKPDPRLVYCSDVQDIEEFSTVKGVTLDQKDDYFYSKFNTGSVPITWQNEVIETGCFRQLNLFGPQGSRSPDLDWSQPPESPKRSLLDRIFRRHHPSDSSDESKQSLVSNESFLKSGLVSSTL; the protein is encoded by the exons ATGTCATGGAGGGACGTCAGGGGCAGGAAAGCGTCCTCGTGGTCTCAGAAAGAGA AACGAGACtactacagtatgtgtgtgcagcagccGATCGGCAAGAAACTGTTCCAGCTGTTCTGTCGGAGTCGACCTGATCTGCAGAACTACATGTCCCTCCTGGACGCTCTG GACGCCTTCGAGACAAAGTCCgatgaagagaggagagacTTCGGCTTCAGCATCATTCAGAGATTCCTCTGGAGTCAG TCCAATCAGTGtgtgtccgtggtgctgaaacacGAGCAGAGCTGCATCCAGATGCTGGACCTCCACCCCTGCATGGACGTCTTCCACAGCTGCCGAGA AGACCTTCATAAATTCCTGAGTGGCGAGCCGTTCATCCAGTATCAGGAGAGCATGTTTTTCGATCGTTTCCTGCAGTGGAAGATGTTGgagag GCAGCCCATCACCAAGCACACATTCAGACAGTACAGACTCCTCGGGAAAGGAGGCTTTGGAGAG GTGTGGGCCTGTCAGGTGAGAGCCACGGGGATGATGTACGCCTGCAAAAAGCTGGAGAAGACTCAcgtgaagaagaggaggggagaaaaCATGGCTCTCAACGAGAAGGAGCTCCTGGAAGCGCTCGACAGTCGATTTGTG GTGAACCTGGCGTACGCCTACGAGACCAAGCACGCGCTCTGCATGGTCCTGACCATGATGAGCGGCGGGGACTTGAGGTTTCACATTTATAACATCGGTGAGCCCGGCCTGGAGAAAGTCAGAGTGCGATTCTACGCTGCAGAAGTCTGCTGCGGTTTAATTCACCTCCACCAGAGGTCGATATTATACAG GGATCTGAAACCAGAGAACATTTTGTTGGACGACAACG GACACATCCGTATCTCAGACCTGGGCCTGGCTGTGAGGCTGTCTGAGGGAAATCTGGTGCGAGGCAGAGTGGGAACACTGGGATACATGG CTCCGGAGGTGATCGGACACGAACACTACGGGACGAGCGTGGACTGGTGGGGTCTCGGCTGTCTGATCTATGAGATGACCGCCGGTCAGCCTCCACTGCGAGCCCGCGGGGAGCATCCTACACCCTCcgagatggagaggaggatcCAGACGGAGGAGGTGGAATATGGTGACAACTTCAGCAAGGCGGTCAAAGACCTCTGCTCCTTG CTGCTGCACAAAGATCCGAAACAGCGGCTCGGCTGCAGGAGCTCCGGCGGCAGAGAAGTAAAGTTGCATTCGTTCTTCAAAAAGATCAACTTCAGGATGCTGGAGGCCGGACTCGTCGAGCCTCCCTTCAAACCTGAT CCCAGACTGGTTTACTGCAGCGACGTGCAGGACATCGAAGAGTTCTCCACGGTGAAGGGGGTCACTCTGGACCAGAAGGACGACTACTTCTACTCCAAGTTCAACACGGGCAGCGTCCCTATAACCTGGCAAAACGAG GTGATAGAGACGGGATGTTTCAGGCAGCTGAATCTCTTTGGCCCTCAAGGATCTCGATCTCCAGACCTGGACTGGTCTCAACCCCCCGAGAGCCCCAAACGCAGCCTGCTGGACCGAATCTTCCGCAGACAC CACCCCTCGGACTCATCAGACGAGAGCAAACAGAGTTTGGTGTCCAATGAGAGCTTCCTGAAGTCCGGACTGGTCAGCTCGACGCTCTGA
- the ash2l gene encoding LOW QUALITY PROTEIN: set1/Ash2 histone methyltransferase complex subunit ASH2 (The sequence of the model RefSeq protein was modified relative to this genomic sequence to represent the inferred CDS: inserted 1 base in 1 codon) yields MTNYVFHCNVCHHSGNTYFLRKQANLKEMCLTALANLTWRSRTQDEHPKTMFSKDKDIIPFIDKYWECMTTRQRPGKLTWPNNIVKTMSKERDVFLVKEHPDPGSKDLEEEYPKFGLLDQDLGNIGPSYDTQKQTTAAPAAGGLNGALAPGPXKGRGAKRKQQQQQEGTAAGATKRTRSDPLFSAQRLPPHGYPLEHPFNKDGYRYILAEPDPHAPDPEKLELDCWAGKPIPGDLYRACLYERVLLALHDRAPQLKISDDRLTVTGEKGYSMVRASHGVRKGSWYFEVTVDDMPAETAARLGWSQPLGNLQAPLGYDKFSYSWRSKKGTRFHQSIGKHYSSAYGQGDTLGFFIELPDNTETAKALPDTYKDKALIKFKSYLYFEEKDYVDKAEKSLKSMSPSRMIFYKNGVSQGVAFENLFEGMYFPAISLYKSCTVSVNFGPHFKHPPKDLKYQPMSDMGWGAVIEHTLADMLYHVETDVDGRRSPPWEG; encoded by the exons ATGACCAATTACGTGTTCCACTGTAACGTGTGCCATCACAGCGGCAACACGTACTTCCTCAGGAAACAAGCAA ACTTGAAGGAGATGTGTCTCACAGCGCTCGCTAACCTGACATGGCGGTCCAGAACGCAAGACGAACACCCAAAAACGATGTTCTCCAAAGACAAG GATATCATCCCCTTCATTGACAAGTACTGGGAGTGCATGACAACTCGTCAGAGACCGGGGAAGCTCACCTGGCCCAACAACATCGTGAAGACGATG agtaaAGAGCGAGACGTCTTCCTGGTGAAGGAACACCCCGACCCCGGCAGCAAAGACCTAGAGGAGGAGTACCCCAAATTTGGCCTGTTGGATCAG GACCTGGGAAACATCGGACCGTCGTacgacacacagaaacagaccaCTGCCGCTCCCGCTGCCGGAGGACTCAACG GTGCTTTGGCTCCTGGCC GAAAAGGAAGAGGGGCCAAAcgtaaacagcagcagcagcaggaaggcaCAGCTGCAGGAGCCACTAAGAGAACCAGAAG CGACCCTCTGTTCTCGGCCCAGCGCCTGCCTCCTCACGGTTACCCCTTGGAGCACCCGTTTAACAAAGACGGGTACCGTTACATCCTGGCAGAGCCGGATCCTCACGCTCCGGATCCGGAGAAGCTGGAACTGGACTGCTGGGCCGGAAAACCCATTCCTGGTGATCTGTACAGGGCCTGTCTGTACGAGAGGGTGCTGCTGGCCCTACACGACAGAG CGCCTCAGCTGAAGATCTCTGACGACCGCCTGACTGTGACCGGGGAGAAGGGCTACTCCATGGTGCGAGCCTCGCACGGCGTGCGGAAAGGCTCGTGGTACTTTGAGGTCACGGTCGATGACATGCCTGCAGAGACGGCGGCTCGGCTCGGCTGGTCTCAACCGCTCG GCAACCTTCAGGCGCCTCTGGGTTACGACAAGTTCAGCTACTCGTGGCGCAGCAAGAAGGGCACGCGCTTCCACCAGTCGATAGGAAAGCATTACTCCTCGGCCTACGGCCAGGGAGACACGCTGGGCTTCTTCATCGAGCTGCCTGACAATACAGAGACCGCCAAGGCTCTGCCGGACACGTACAAGGACAAG GCTCTTATTAAGTTCAAGAGCTACCTGTACTTTGAGGAAAAGGACTATGTggacaaagcagaaaaaagctTGAAGTCAATGAGCCCCAGCAGG ATGATCTTCTATAAAAACGGAGTGAGCCAAGGTGTCGCCTTTGAAAACCTGTTTGAAGGCATGTACTTTCCCGCCATCTCACTCTACAAGAGCTGCACG GTGTCAGTTAATTTTGGGCCACATTTCAAACACCCTCCGAAGGACCTCAAGTACCAGCCG ATGAGCGACATGGGCTGGGGCGCCGTGATCGAACACACTCTGGCCGACATGCTGTACCACGTGGAGACGGATGTGGACGGACGGCGCAGCCCTCCGTGGGAAGGCTGA
- the LOC121959442 gene encoding dual specificity protein phosphatase 26 → MSDIGLQTSALCRDIASDRRELAKLGITHILNCAQSKWRGGAEYYAGMNITYHGIEAHDSPTFDMSVNFYPAAEFIHKALTSGGKVLVHCTVGVSRSATLVLAYLMIRQNLTLVEAIKTVKDHRGVTPNRGFLRQLNGLDGILRESRKTSPQS, encoded by the exons ATGTCTGATATTGGGCTGCAAACGTCTGCTCTCTGCAGAGATATTGCATCAGACCGGCGGGAGCTGGCCAAACTTGGCATCACACACATCCTCAACTGTGCCCAGAGCAAGTGGCGCGGCGGAGCCGAGTATTACGCCGGCATGAACATCACCTACCACGGCATCGAGGCTCACGACTCGCCCACCTTCGACATGAGCGTCAACTTCTATCCTGCTGCTGAGTTCATCCACAAAGCCCTCACGAGCGGAG gtaagGTGCTGGTCCACTGCACTGTGGGAGTGAGCCGCTCAGCCACGCTGGTTCTGGCGTACCTGATGATCAGACAGAACCTGACGCTGGTGGAGGCCATCAAAACAGTCAAGGACCACCGCGGCGTCACGCCCAACCGGGGTTTCCTCCGCCAGCTCAACGGCCTGGACGGCATCCTGAGGGAGAGCCGTAAGACGTCGCCgcagagctga